The following proteins come from a genomic window of Nocardiopsis sp. YSL2:
- a CDS encoding 2-C-methyl-D-erythritol 4-phosphate cytidylyltransferase → MPTGPRVIAAVLAGGVGARMGADTPKQLLPLEGRPIIEHSIAAFEACPEVNEIVVLMVAEYLGRVEDIVAKAGFTKVSAVLPGGGTRTDTSRAALSAMASADDGDLALLHDAARPLVRPRTVAACVSALDSAGAVGVAVPSADTVVRVVPSRGGEAIADVPPRAELRRMQTPQGFRLGVLRRAYELATADPALVATDDCGVVLRYLPDEEVRIVRGDESNIKVTNPGDVEVAATLLRGRAGAGA, encoded by the coding sequence ATGCCCACGGGTCCGCGGGTGATCGCGGCCGTTCTGGCCGGCGGGGTCGGTGCGCGCATGGGCGCGGACACCCCCAAGCAGCTCCTCCCCCTGGAGGGGCGTCCCATCATCGAGCACTCGATCGCCGCCTTCGAGGCCTGCCCCGAGGTCAACGAGATCGTCGTGCTCATGGTGGCCGAGTACCTGGGCCGGGTCGAGGACATCGTCGCCAAGGCGGGGTTCACCAAGGTCAGCGCGGTCCTGCCGGGCGGCGGAACCCGGACCGACACCTCCCGCGCCGCCCTGTCCGCCATGGCCTCGGCGGACGACGGCGACCTGGCCCTGCTGCACGACGCCGCCCGCCCCCTCGTCCGGCCGCGGACCGTCGCGGCGTGCGTGTCGGCGCTGGACTCGGCCGGCGCGGTCGGCGTGGCGGTGCCCAGCGCCGACACCGTGGTCCGGGTGGTCCCGAGCCGCGGCGGCGAGGCCATCGCCGACGTCCCGCCCCGCGCCGAACTGCGCCGGATGCAGACGCCCCAGGGCTTCCGGCTCGGCGTGCTGCGCCGCGCCTACGAACTCGCCACGGCCGACCCGGCGCTGGTGGCGACCGACGACTGCGGCGTGGTGCTGCGCTACCTGCCCGACGAGGAGGTCCGGATCGTGCGTGGCGACGAGTCCAACATCAAGGTCACCAACCCCGGTGACGTGGAGGTCGCCGCGACCCTGCTGCGCGGACGCGCGGGGGCCGGGGCGTGA
- a CDS encoding ABC transporter ATP-binding protein — protein sequence MAQTTYGAEGTTGPVIEAKGLGVKFAVNRRRKRSLREMFIHGTKRDPNAEGDEFWPLRDVSFEIGRGDCVGIVGKNGTGKSTLLKLIAGVLMPDEGDVQVHGKVAPLLELRAGFNDNLTGRENVYLVGSLHGMSEELIDERFDEIIDFAEIKPKFVDTPVRHYSSGMKVRLGFALISQLEHPIMLVDEVLAVGDKAFKRKCYEAIDRMLANQRTMVLVSHSEKDLRRFCNRGLYVKGGGLALDTDIESALAAYDEDTKAEIAERKKRDAAKKKRAEDAEKKADEGDGDGGQAA from the coding sequence ATGGCGCAGACGACCTACGGCGCCGAGGGCACGACCGGACCGGTCATCGAAGCCAAGGGACTCGGTGTCAAGTTCGCGGTCAACCGCCGCCGCAAGCGCAGTCTGCGTGAGATGTTCATCCACGGGACCAAGCGCGACCCCAACGCCGAGGGCGACGAGTTCTGGCCCCTGCGCGACGTCTCCTTCGAGATCGGGCGCGGCGACTGCGTCGGCATCGTCGGCAAGAACGGCACCGGCAAGTCGACCCTGCTCAAGCTGATCGCGGGCGTGCTCATGCCCGACGAGGGCGACGTGCAGGTGCACGGCAAGGTGGCGCCGCTGCTCGAGCTGCGGGCGGGGTTCAACGACAACCTGACCGGGCGCGAGAACGTGTACCTGGTCGGCTCCCTGCACGGCATGTCCGAGGAGCTGATCGACGAGCGCTTCGACGAGATCATCGACTTCGCCGAGATCAAGCCGAAGTTCGTCGACACGCCGGTGCGCCACTACTCCAGCGGGATGAAGGTGCGACTCGGCTTCGCGCTCATCTCCCAGCTGGAACACCCGATCATGCTGGTCGACGAGGTGCTCGCGGTCGGCGACAAGGCCTTCAAGCGCAAGTGCTACGAGGCCATCGACCGGATGCTGGCCAACCAACGCACCATGGTCCTGGTCTCCCACAGCGAGAAGGACCTGCGCCGGTTCTGCAACCGCGGCCTGTACGTCAAGGGCGGCGGGCTCGCGCTGGACACCGACATCGAGAGCGCGCTGGCCGCCTACGACGAGGACACCAAGGCCGAGATCGCCGAGCGCAAGAAGCGCGACGCCGCGAAGAAGAAGCGCGCCGAGGACGCCGAGAAGAAGGCCGACGAGGGCGACGGGGACGGCGGCCAGGCCGCCTGA
- a CDS encoding UDP-glucose/GDP-mannose dehydrogenase family protein: MVEAERRRRVSVIGTGYLGATTAACLAEMGFEVLGLDVDQAKIDTLRSGRVPFYEPGLDELLSANIDAGRLGFTTSYDEVAEFSDLHLVCVGTPQRDESGAADLRYVNSVIEELAPRLTRPSVVVGRSTVPVGTAALLAQRLTALAPVGSEAELGWSPEFLREGFGVEDTLRPNRIVIGTDSPRVEKAVRHLWQRQADEGVPVLVTDLQTAELVKVSANAFLATKISFINAMAEVSEAAGADVIQLAEALSYDDRIGGKFLGPGLGFGGGCLPKDIRAFMARADELGVEPALSFLREVDAINQRRRARTIDIARHLIGGDFSGRTVSVLGAAFKPNSDDIRDSPALDVASSIATQGARVTVYDPAALERAREAYPQLNYADSMLECARDADVVLLLTEWAEFREANPEDLAGVVAEKRIVDGRNALDPTFWRASGWTYRALGRQ, encoded by the coding sequence GTGGTCGAAGCGGAACGCAGGCGGCGAGTCTCGGTCATCGGGACCGGCTACTTGGGCGCCACCACGGCGGCCTGCCTGGCGGAGATGGGCTTCGAGGTCCTCGGGCTCGATGTCGACCAGGCCAAGATCGATACCCTCCGCTCCGGCCGGGTCCCCTTCTACGAGCCCGGCCTCGACGAACTCCTCTCCGCCAACATCGATGCCGGCCGCCTCGGCTTCACGACCTCCTACGACGAGGTCGCCGAGTTCAGCGATCTGCACCTGGTCTGTGTGGGCACACCGCAGCGCGACGAGTCCGGAGCGGCCGACCTGCGCTACGTGAACTCGGTGATCGAGGAACTCGCTCCGCGGCTCACCCGCCCGTCGGTGGTCGTGGGACGCTCCACGGTGCCGGTCGGCACCGCCGCGCTCCTCGCCCAGCGGCTGACCGCGCTCGCGCCCGTCGGCTCGGAGGCCGAGCTCGGATGGAGCCCGGAGTTCCTGCGCGAGGGGTTCGGCGTGGAGGACACACTGCGCCCCAACCGCATCGTGATCGGCACCGACTCCCCGCGCGTGGAGAAGGCGGTCCGCCACCTGTGGCAGCGGCAGGCCGACGAGGGCGTCCCCGTCCTGGTCACCGACCTGCAGACGGCCGAACTCGTGAAGGTCTCCGCCAACGCCTTCCTCGCGACGAAGATCTCGTTCATCAACGCGATGGCCGAGGTGTCGGAGGCCGCGGGCGCCGACGTCATCCAACTGGCCGAGGCGCTGTCCTACGACGACCGCATCGGCGGCAAGTTCCTGGGCCCCGGCCTGGGCTTCGGCGGCGGCTGCCTACCCAAGGACATCAGGGCGTTCATGGCACGCGCCGACGAGCTGGGCGTGGAGCCCGCGCTGTCGTTCCTGCGCGAGGTCGACGCCATCAACCAGCGCCGCCGCGCGCGCACGATCGACATCGCCCGCCACCTCATCGGCGGCGACTTCTCCGGGCGCACGGTCAGCGTGCTCGGGGCGGCGTTCAAACCGAACTCCGACGACATCCGCGACTCCCCCGCACTGGACGTGGCCTCCTCCATCGCCACGCAGGGCGCACGGGTGACGGTGTACGACCCCGCCGCGCTGGAGCGCGCCCGCGAGGCCTACCCCCAGCTGAACTACGCGGACTCCATGCTGGAGTGCGCGCGCGACGCCGACGTGGTGCTGCTGCTCACCGAGTGGGCGGAGTTCCGCGAGGCCAACCCGGAGGACCTGGCCGGGGTGGTGGCCGAGAAGCGCATCGTGGACGGGCGCAACGCGCTCGACCCCACGTTCTGGCGCGCGTCGGGATGGACCTACCGGGCGCTGGGCCGCCAGTAG
- a CDS encoding glycerophosphodiester phosphodiesterase translates to MSGVFSATEVVGHRGLGRGVVEGVRENTAESFAAAAAAGADWVEVDVRRTADDALVLHHDAALDDGRAIVDLSATECARAGLIGLDEGLAAIPPGVGVDVDVKSVMEDAVDAPSRRTVSLLLPYLRRESARRRVFVCSFDPGVLLAVGEAVPGVPTAWMPFVRNPLDSAVAGAVGMGCPIVAIDARSFGLTGEDPRPGRRSVSYTVDVAHRAGLQVLSWCPDPVDAARFAQAGVDAVVVDDVPGTVSALKADRP, encoded by the coding sequence GTGAGCGGCGTGTTCAGCGCCACCGAGGTGGTCGGCCACCGCGGCCTGGGCCGCGGCGTGGTCGAGGGCGTACGGGAGAACACCGCGGAGTCCTTCGCGGCGGCGGCCGCCGCGGGAGCCGACTGGGTGGAGGTCGACGTCCGCCGCACCGCCGACGACGCGCTGGTCCTGCACCACGACGCCGCTCTGGACGACGGACGGGCGATCGTGGACCTGAGTGCGACGGAGTGCGCGCGGGCCGGACTGATCGGCCTCGACGAGGGCCTCGCGGCGATCCCGCCCGGAGTCGGCGTGGACGTCGACGTGAAATCGGTGATGGAGGACGCCGTCGACGCTCCGTCGCGACGGACGGTGTCGCTGCTCCTGCCGTATCTGCGCCGGGAGTCCGCTCGTCGCCGAGTGTTCGTCTGCTCCTTCGATCCCGGTGTCCTGCTGGCCGTCGGCGAGGCGGTCCCGGGCGTGCCGACGGCGTGGATGCCGTTCGTGCGCAACCCGTTGGACTCGGCGGTGGCGGGCGCGGTCGGGATGGGATGCCCGATCGTGGCGATCGACGCCCGCTCCTTCGGCCTGACGGGTGAGGACCCCCGGCCCGGCCGCCGCTCGGTGTCCTACACCGTGGACGTGGCGCACCGGGCCGGGCTCCAGGTGCTGTCCTGGTGCCCCGACCCGGTCGACGCCGCCCGCTTCGCACAGGCGGGGGTGGACGCGGTGGTCGTCGACGACGTCCCCGGAACAGTCTCCGCCCTGAAGGCCGACCGGCCCTGA
- a CDS encoding YIP1 family protein, producing the protein MLRHLVGLLAGVALAPVLRIAVAWGATVLPLAAEGTVSFATVSAVIVLAAVGTGCGYLVASRLSPLYAGVAGALLTAIALWPVVAPDSMASALGWLDSDGFVYPAGAGLTPALVVGALMLFSAMVPSRWRARHEAPAPGGRFVAGASRERFRGPADRDTLVEGVPASDDRDVIGGAREAGESATVDDLPDTPPVPLPPPHRGFGDGDGDGDPDKTTTPFRRGEAGSVWTPLDDGPEETRTYGDGRA; encoded by the coding sequence GTGTTACGCCACTTGGTCGGTCTGCTCGCAGGCGTCGCCCTGGCGCCCGTGCTGCGGATCGCCGTCGCGTGGGGGGCCACCGTGCTCCCTCTGGCCGCCGAGGGAACGGTGTCCTTCGCCACGGTGTCGGCGGTGATCGTGCTCGCGGCGGTGGGCACCGGGTGCGGGTACCTGGTGGCGTCGCGGCTCTCACCCCTGTACGCGGGCGTGGCCGGCGCCCTGCTCACGGCGATCGCGCTGTGGCCGGTGGTCGCACCGGACTCGATGGCCTCGGCACTGGGATGGCTCGACTCCGACGGGTTCGTCTATCCGGCCGGCGCCGGCCTGACCCCCGCCCTGGTGGTGGGCGCGCTGATGCTGTTCTCCGCGATGGTGCCCTCGCGCTGGCGGGCCCGGCACGAGGCCCCCGCACCCGGCGGCCGGTTCGTGGCCGGAGCGAGCCGGGAGCGGTTCCGCGGGCCCGCGGACCGCGACACGCTGGTGGAGGGCGTGCCTGCTTCGGATGATCGTGATGTGATCGGTGGGGCACGAGAGGCTGGTGAAAGCGCTACTGTCGACGACCTGCCGGACACGCCTCCGGTGCCGTTGCCGCCCCCGCACCGCGGATTCGGCGACGGCGACGGCGACGGCGACCCTGACAAGACCACCACCCCGTTCCGACGCGGGGAAGCGGGGTCCGTCTGGACTCCGTTGGACGACGGCCCCGAGGAGACGCGGACCTATGGGGACGGGCGGGCATGA
- a CDS encoding TM2 domain-containing protein, translating into MQQHFPSEAVSGRNWLTTVLLAFFLGFVGAHRFYAGKTGTAILMIVTCGGVGVWTLIDFIMILLGNFKDAEGLAIKNQG; encoded by the coding sequence ATGCAGCAGCACTTCCCGTCCGAAGCCGTGTCCGGCCGGAACTGGCTCACCACCGTTCTCCTGGCCTTCTTCCTCGGCTTCGTGGGCGCCCACCGGTTCTACGCCGGCAAGACGGGCACCGCCATCCTCATGATCGTGACCTGCGGCGGCGTCGGTGTCTGGACGCTGATCGACTTCATCATGATCCTGCTCGGCAACTTCAAGGACGCTGAGGGCCTGGCGATCAAGAACCAGGGCTGA
- a CDS encoding TNT domain-containing protein, with the protein MKPTTVAAAALALLVLAPPAHAHAHAAVSEPPSPPSPGPALAEEPLDECPLLDPPPTPRDLAEYVCGDRRLGPAELPAEGPVARLVEGYEPFGGLWPVEFLDEWYLEDQVDPDTGQTWSGWNYPEHDGFVVVDGEPVNELRTLEPGTMLDRFGSPRGTFLAPAGAPFAERALPPDSLNTWPGGAEHNYHCYEVLTGVTALVGPIAPHFEQPGGGEQLLVPAGELPEAGGEGYAPVERLLGQGYLDQRPAQECVPPGG; encoded by the coding sequence GTGAAGCCAACCACGGTGGCCGCAGCCGCCCTGGCCCTGCTCGTCCTGGCCCCGCCCGCGCACGCCCACGCCCACGCCGCGGTGTCGGAGCCCCCGTCCCCGCCCTCCCCCGGGCCCGCGCTCGCCGAGGAGCCCCTGGACGAGTGCCCCCTGCTCGACCCCCCGCCCACGCCCCGGGACCTGGCGGAGTACGTGTGCGGCGACCGCCGGCTCGGTCCGGCGGAGCTGCCCGCCGAGGGGCCGGTGGCACGGCTGGTCGAGGGATACGAGCCGTTCGGCGGCCTCTGGCCGGTCGAGTTCCTGGACGAGTGGTACCTGGAGGACCAGGTCGACCCGGACACGGGGCAGACCTGGAGCGGCTGGAACTACCCCGAGCACGACGGTTTCGTGGTGGTGGACGGAGAGCCGGTCAACGAGCTGCGCACGCTGGAACCGGGCACGATGCTGGACCGGTTCGGATCGCCGCGCGGCACGTTCCTGGCCCCGGCGGGTGCGCCCTTCGCCGAGCGGGCGCTGCCACCGGACTCCCTGAACACGTGGCCGGGAGGTGCCGAGCACAACTACCACTGCTACGAGGTACTGACCGGCGTCACCGCGCTGGTGGGTCCGATCGCCCCGCACTTCGAGCAGCCCGGCGGCGGCGAGCAGCTCCTGGTGCCCGCCGGGGAACTGCCGGAGGCCGGCGGTGAGGGGTACGCGCCGGTGGAGCGGCTTCTCGGCCAGGGCTATCTCGACCAGCGCCCGGCGCAGGAGTGCGTGCCGCCAGGGGGCTAA
- a CDS encoding LCP family protein has protein sequence MSDDNAGRHGPKGEFRRDRSEPVAPERKRSPRSGRFTVPNASARRRRSGLLVMSALSALVLLASGTSWAITGWMSSSLNRFDVFAGLNEDDRPENETGGLTFLVIGSDSRDEMDREDRNALSVGSTPGQRSDTIMLVRLNHERDRITVVGIPRDLWVDVPGQGEDKINAAYAYGGPQLTVRTVESVTGVRVDHYVEVDFSGFVNVVDALDGIEVCLPEPIQDPKAHLDMAAGTHSVDGAEALAFSRTRATARGDLDRIDRQQQVLSAMLDKAMSSETLSDPTRLTAFLDTSLSSVTVDEGLDTSTINQLAYQMRDTDLSAVTFTQVPIAVMEHWTPRGDVALLWDEPAARDLFADIQADRPITEEAGREAEAEEELSPAQLRVRVFNGTGTPGLGARLDGQLTGAGFEVTDPADNWSTHSLARSQVRFGPGNEAAAQYVADMIPESETVEDDTLDDELQVVIGFNFTTFNPQEPEEPEEPEAPEPAETGDDALATSTARDNICG, from the coding sequence ATGAGCGACGACAACGCCGGACGGCACGGACCGAAGGGTGAGTTCCGGCGCGACCGCTCCGAGCCCGTCGCCCCCGAGCGGAAGCGTTCCCCCCGGTCGGGGCGCTTCACCGTCCCCAATGCCTCCGCCCGTCGCCGCCGCTCCGGCCTGCTGGTGATGAGCGCGCTCTCGGCCCTGGTCCTGCTGGCCTCGGGTACCTCCTGGGCGATCACCGGCTGGATGTCGAGCTCCCTGAACCGGTTCGACGTCTTCGCCGGACTGAACGAGGACGACCGCCCCGAGAACGAGACCGGCGGGCTCACCTTCCTGGTCATCGGCTCCGACAGCCGCGACGAGATGGACCGGGAGGACCGGAACGCCCTCAGTGTGGGGTCCACCCCCGGGCAGCGGTCGGACACCATCATGCTGGTACGCCTCAACCACGAGCGCGACCGCATCACCGTCGTGGGCATCCCCCGCGACCTGTGGGTGGACGTCCCGGGGCAGGGCGAGGACAAGATCAACGCCGCCTACGCCTACGGCGGCCCGCAGCTCACGGTCCGGACCGTGGAATCGGTCACCGGCGTGCGTGTCGACCACTACGTCGAGGTCGACTTCTCGGGGTTCGTGAACGTGGTCGACGCCCTGGACGGCATCGAGGTGTGCCTGCCGGAGCCGATCCAGGACCCCAAGGCACATCTGGACATGGCGGCGGGCACGCACTCGGTGGACGGCGCCGAGGCGCTGGCCTTCTCCCGCACGCGGGCCACGGCCCGCGGGGACCTGGACCGCATCGACCGCCAGCAGCAGGTCCTGTCGGCGATGCTCGACAAGGCGATGAGCAGCGAGACCCTCTCCGACCCCACCCGCCTCACCGCGTTCCTGGACACGTCCCTGTCCTCGGTGACGGTCGACGAGGGCCTGGACACCAGCACCATCAACCAACTCGCCTACCAGATGCGCGACACGGACCTGAGCGCGGTCACGTTCACGCAGGTGCCCATCGCCGTCATGGAGCACTGGACCCCGCGCGGCGACGTCGCCCTGCTGTGGGACGAGCCCGCCGCCCGCGACCTGTTCGCGGACATCCAGGCGGACCGGCCCATCACCGAGGAGGCCGGGCGCGAGGCCGAGGCCGAGGAGGAGCTCAGCCCGGCGCAGCTCCGGGTGCGGGTGTTCAACGGCACCGGCACTCCGGGCCTCGGCGCCCGGCTCGACGGCCAGTTGACCGGTGCGGGCTTCGAGGTGACCGACCCGGCGGACAACTGGTCCACCCACAGCCTCGCCCGGTCCCAGGTCCGCTTCGGTCCGGGGAACGAGGCCGCGGCCCAGTACGTGGCCGACATGATCCCCGAGTCGGAGACGGTGGAGGACGACACCCTGGACGACGAGCTCCAGGTCGTGATCGGATTCAACTTCACGACGTTCAACCCCCAGGAGCCCGAGGAGCCCGAGGAGCCCGAAGCGCCCGAGCCGGCGGAGACCGGCGACGACGCGCTGGCGACCTCGACCGCTCGGGACAACATCTGCGGGTGA
- a CDS encoding glycosyltransferase family 2 protein produces the protein MSWPPVSVVMPVLNEERHLAAAVEHVLAQEYPGELEVVLGVGPSTDRTREVADAIAAADPRVKVVDNPTGRTPAGLNAAIGASSHGIVARIDGHAMMPSDYLRVAVETLRETGADNVGGIMAAEGTTPWEKAVAAAMTSKVGVGNARFHTGGEGGPADTVYLGVFQRAALERVGGYDEAFLRAQDWEMNHRIRTSGGTVWFQPRMRVSYRPRRNVRLLAKQYFHYGRWRRVVARQHKGTINLRYLAPPVALAGVVTGLVGGVFWWPLFLVPGAYAALVTAASVPLGRGLPAASLPLIPLALATMHMSWGAGFITSPPGLGSDSRTAQAART, from the coding sequence GTGTCCTGGCCGCCTGTCTCCGTCGTCATGCCCGTCCTCAACGAAGAGCGCCACCTCGCCGCCGCGGTGGAGCACGTCCTCGCCCAGGAGTACCCGGGCGAGCTCGAAGTCGTGCTCGGGGTGGGGCCCTCCACGGACCGGACCCGCGAGGTCGCCGACGCGATCGCCGCCGCCGACCCCCGCGTCAAGGTGGTGGACAATCCGACGGGCAGGACGCCGGCGGGGCTCAACGCCGCCATCGGCGCTTCCTCCCACGGCATCGTCGCGCGCATCGACGGACACGCGATGATGCCCTCGGACTACCTGCGGGTGGCCGTGGAGACCCTCCGGGAGACCGGCGCGGACAACGTCGGCGGCATCATGGCCGCTGAGGGCACCACCCCGTGGGAGAAGGCCGTGGCCGCCGCCATGACCTCCAAGGTCGGCGTGGGCAACGCCCGCTTCCACACCGGAGGCGAGGGCGGCCCGGCGGACACCGTCTACCTCGGTGTGTTCCAGCGCGCGGCCCTGGAACGCGTGGGCGGATACGACGAGGCCTTCCTGCGCGCCCAGGACTGGGAGATGAACCACCGCATCCGCACCAGCGGAGGCACGGTGTGGTTCCAGCCCCGGATGCGGGTCTCCTACCGCCCGCGCCGCAACGTGCGCCTGCTCGCCAAGCAGTACTTCCACTACGGCCGCTGGCGGCGCGTGGTCGCCCGCCAGCACAAGGGCACGATCAACCTGCGCTACCTGGCCCCGCCCGTGGCGCTGGCCGGCGTGGTCACCGGACTCGTCGGCGGCGTGTTCTGGTGGCCGCTGTTCCTCGTGCCCGGTGCCTACGCGGCCCTGGTCACCGCGGCGTCGGTGCCGCTCGGCCGCGGCCTGCCCGCCGCCAGCCTGCCGCTGATCCCGTTGGCCCTGGCCACCATGCACATGTCGTGGGGCGCCGGATTCATCACGAGCCCGCCCGGGCTGGGCTCCGACTCCCGCACCGCCCAGGCCGCTCGCACCTGA
- a CDS encoding ABC transporter permease gives MEVAVASRTLAVWEHRKVVGLLVRRDLKVKYQQSVLGYAWTMLEPLAMTMVYFFVFGLILNANRGMPDETTEYGGFLLFLVAGILPWTTFGQILGEAPRAMITHAKLITTMKVPREIFPTATVGTKFIEYLLTWPILLVFVVVLGGRPSVMGVFVWLPLAVVLTFVFGLGLTLFLSSVNVLLRDVERLTRIVTRLLFYGSAILFPASMVLTSDKVPGWAMTLYQLNPLLGIFQMHRAVWFAGFEELTPTTLALSSSVVGSILMLIIGYWTFRRLEMSVLKEL, from the coding sequence TTGGAGGTGGCGGTGGCGTCAAGGACGCTGGCCGTCTGGGAGCACCGGAAGGTCGTCGGCCTCCTGGTCCGGCGCGACCTGAAGGTCAAGTACCAGCAGTCCGTACTCGGGTACGCCTGGACCATGTTGGAGCCTCTGGCGATGACGATGGTCTACTTCTTCGTCTTCGGGCTGATCCTGAACGCGAACCGGGGCATGCCGGACGAAACCACGGAGTACGGGGGCTTCCTGCTCTTCCTGGTGGCGGGCATCCTCCCGTGGACGACCTTCGGGCAGATCCTCGGCGAGGCCCCCCGTGCGATGATCACGCACGCCAAACTGATCACCACCATGAAGGTGCCCCGGGAGATCTTCCCGACGGCGACGGTGGGAACGAAGTTCATCGAGTACCTGCTCACCTGGCCGATCCTGCTGGTGTTCGTGGTCGTGCTGGGCGGTCGGCCCTCGGTGATGGGCGTGTTCGTCTGGCTGCCCCTGGCCGTCGTGCTCACGTTCGTGTTCGGCCTGGGCCTGACCCTGTTCCTGTCCTCGGTCAACGTGCTGCTGCGCGACGTGGAACGCCTCACACGGATCGTCACCCGCCTGCTGTTCTACGGGTCGGCGATCCTGTTCCCGGCGTCCATGGTGCTCACCTCGGACAAGGTTCCGGGCTGGGCGATGACGCTCTACCAGCTCAACCCTTTGCTCGGCATCTTCCAGATGCACCGCGCGGTGTGGTTCGCTGGGTTCGAGGAACTAACGCCGACCACGCTCGCGTTGAGCAGTTCGGTGGTCGGTTCGATCCTGATGCTCATCATCGGATACTGGACGTTCCGTCGCCTGGAGATGTCCGTTCTGAAGGAGTTGTGA
- a CDS encoding toxin-antitoxin system HicB family antitoxin — protein MAVVVRVPPEQHRRLALEAAEQHVSLNRLAAARLGAGG, from the coding sequence ATGGCGGTCGTTGTGCGGGTTCCGCCGGAGCAGCACAGACGGTTGGCCCTTGAAGCGGCCGAGCAGCATGTGTCCCTCAACCGGCTTGCCGCCGCGCGGCTCGGGGCGGGCGGCTGA